A part of Caldicellulosiruptor owensensis OL genomic DNA contains:
- the efp gene encoding elongation factor P has product MIEAGDFRRGLTIEYDGQIFQVVEFLHVKPGKGAAFVRTKLKNIKTGAVIEKTFRPDERMPLAHIERREMQYLYNDGELYYFMDTQTYEQIALNQEMVGDALKFVKENMTVTVLSHNGVVFGVEPPRFVELEVIDTEPGFKGDTQTGATKPAKVETGAVIQVPLFINVGDKIKIDTSTEEYLSRV; this is encoded by the coding sequence ATGATTGAAGCAGGCGATTTTCGAAGAGGATTAACAATAGAATATGATGGGCAGATATTTCAGGTAGTTGAATTTTTGCATGTAAAACCTGGCAAAGGTGCAGCTTTTGTTAGAACAAAACTCAAAAATATAAAGACAGGTGCTGTAATTGAAAAAACATTCAGACCAGATGAGAGAATGCCTCTTGCTCACATTGAAAGAAGAGAAATGCAGTATCTTTATAATGATGGAGAGCTTTATTATTTTATGGACACTCAGACATATGAGCAAATTGCATTAAATCAAGAAATGGTTGGTGATGCACTCAAGTTTGTCAAAGAAAATATGACAGTTACAGTACTCTCTCACAATGGAGTTGTATTTGGTGTAGAACCGCCAAGATTTGTTGAGCTTGAGGTAATTGATACAGAACCAGGTTTTAAAGGCGATACTCAGACAGGTGCAACCAAGCCTGCAAAGGTTGAAACAGGTGCTGTAATTCAGGTTCCGCTTTTCATCAATGTTGGCGATAAAATTAAGATTGACACATCAACAGAAGAATATCTGTCAAGAGTGTAA